In Nymphaea colorata isolate Beijing-Zhang1983 chromosome 3, ASM883128v2, whole genome shotgun sequence, a genomic segment contains:
- the LOC116250861 gene encoding 60S ribosomal protein L21-2, with amino-acid sequence MPAGHGLRSRTRDLFARPFRKKGYIPLTTYLRTYRMGDYVDIKVNGAIHKGMPHKFYHGRTGKVWDVNKRAIGVEINKQVGNRIIRKRIHVRVEHVQPSRCREEFELRKIRNDKLKAEAKARGEKISTKRQPVGPKPGFMVEGATLETVTPIPYDVVNDLKGGY; translated from the exons ATGCCTGCAGGTCATGGACTCCGGTCGAGGACGCGGGACCTCTTCGCCCGGCCGTTCAGGAAGAAGGGGTACATTCCCCTGACGACGTACCTCCGCACCTATCGGATGGGAGACTACGTCGACATAAAGGTGAACGGCGCGATCCACAAGGGAATGCCCCACAAGTTCTATCATGGCCGCACTGGCAAGGTCTGGGACGTCAACAAGCGAGCCATCGGTGTCGAGATCAACAAGCAG GTTGGGAACAGGATCATAAGAAAGAGAATCCATGTAAGGGTGGAGCATGTTCAGCCATCACGATGCAGAGAAGAATTTGAGCTGAGGAAGATTAGAAACGATAAGCTGAAAGCAGAGGCCAAAGCCCGGGGAGAGAAGATCAGCACTAAGAGGCAGCCTGTGGGTCCCAAACCCGGGTTTATGGTGGAAGGCGCAACACTAGAGACGGTGACCCCAATCCCGTACGATGTTGTGAACGATCTCAAGGGTGGATATTGA
- the LOC116250862 gene encoding proteasome subunit alpha type-6-like isoform X3: protein MFFPEDRLYQVEYALKAVKAPSITSISVRGNDSVCVVTQMKDKLLDLTSITRLFPNSKYLGLLATGNKCSVERAGSS from the exons ATGTTCTTCCCTGAGGATCGCCTCTACCAAGTTG AGTATGCGTTGAAGGCAGTAAAGGCTCCCAGTATAACTTCAATCAGCGTTCGTGGGAACGATTCCGTTTGCGTGGTCACACAGATGAAG GACAAGCTTCTGGACTTGACGAGCATTACTCGTCTCTTCCCGAACAGCAAGTATCTTGGATTGCTGGCGACAG GCAACAAGTGCTCGGTTGAAAGAGCAGGAAGCAGTTGA
- the LOC116250862 gene encoding proteasome subunit alpha type-6-like isoform X1 — translation MFFPEDRLYQVEYALKAVKAPSITSISVRGNDSVCVVTQMKDKLLDLTSITRLFPNSKYLGLLATGVGKELVIFKAFSDEPCMHWKLKERITKLMVLGIDEELVPQLFKCDPAGHYFGHRGWKGRNSNHNIQEAHKIELV, via the exons ATGTTCTTCCCTGAGGATCGCCTCTACCAAGTTG AGTATGCGTTGAAGGCAGTAAAGGCTCCCAGTATAACTTCAATCAGCGTTCGTGGGAACGATTCCGTTTGCGTGGTCACACAGATGAAG GACAAGCTTCTGGACTTGACGAGCATTACTCGTCTCTTCCCGAACAGCAAGTATCTTGGATTGCTGGCGACAG GTGTAGGGAAAGAGCTGGTCATCTTTAAGGCCTTTTCAGATGAGCCATGCATGCATTGGAAATTAAAAGAGAGGATCACAAAA TTGATGGTCCTGGGTATTGATGAAGAATTAGTGCCTCAACTCTTCAAATGTGATCCTGCTGGACACTATTTTGGTCATA GGGGGTGGAAGGGGAGGAACAGTAACCATAACATCCAAGAGGCACATAAAATTGAACTCGTTTAA
- the LOC116250862 gene encoding proteasome subunit alpha type-6-like isoform X2 — translation MFFPEDRLYQVEYALKAVKAPSITSISVRGNDSVCVVTQMKDKLLDLTSITRLFPNSKYLGLLATGVGKELVIFKAFSDEPCMHWKLKERITKATSARLKEQEAVDFLKRK, via the exons ATGTTCTTCCCTGAGGATCGCCTCTACCAAGTTG AGTATGCGTTGAAGGCAGTAAAGGCTCCCAGTATAACTTCAATCAGCGTTCGTGGGAACGATTCCGTTTGCGTGGTCACACAGATGAAG GACAAGCTTCTGGACTTGACGAGCATTACTCGTCTCTTCCCGAACAGCAAGTATCTTGGATTGCTGGCGACAG GTGTAGGGAAAGAGCTGGTCATCTTTAAGGCCTTTTCAGATGAGCCATGCATGCATTGGAAATTAAAAGAGAGGATCACAAAA GCAACAAGTGCTCGGTTGAAAGAGCAGGAAGCAGTTGActttctgaaaagaaaatga
- the LOC116250392 gene encoding putative UDP-rhamnose:rhamnosyltransferase 1 — protein MASVLHIVLLPWSAFGHLLPFFELSKCLALKGLKVSYVSTPGNLKRLPPVPSNLEKLINLVQLPLLSEGKLPENAEATIDMPLEKVQYLKKAYDGLKDLFEKVVVHGSPDWIVHDFVPSWVLEIADKYRVPTVFFSVFSAATLAFLGPPEHLQSRTSPKDFAYAPQWFTFPTSIKYTNHEAVSLCSSLNQIDASGRSSAERLQAAIRGCKFVAIRTCREFECRYVDLLNQLYKKPVVPVGILPTLVERRTNSSTEDTLVNRTFRWLDKQRPGTVLFVGFGSEYRMTREEIQELAYGLELSGLHFIWVLRKPPYVNDENGVLPNGFEERTRSHGVICINGWVPQVEILAHKAIGGCLFHSGWGTIIESLQFGHAMILLPMMADQGLNARLLVEKGIGVEVERKEDGTFTREGMAKAVRYVMVEDEGKVFRVRARQMKAIFSNQRLHDDYQHNFVCNLYNYAHDHTNV, from the coding sequence ATGGCCAGCGTACTTCATATAGTGCTTCTACCATGGTCAGCCTTCGGCCACTTGCTTCCGTTTTTCGAGCTCTCCAAATGCTTAGCTCTCAAGGGCCTAAAAGTATCATATGTTTCCACCCCCGGAAACCTGAAAAGGCTGCCGCCAGTTCCTTCAAACTTAGAAAAACTGATAAATCTTGTGCAACTTCCTTTACTCTCAGAAGGGAAACTTCCCGAGAATGCAGAGGCCACCATTGACATGCCATTGGAGAAAGTCCAATATCTGAAGAAAGCATATGATGGCCTTAAGGACCTCTTCGAGAAAGTCGTCGTTCATGGCTCCCCAGATTGGATAGTCCACGATTTCGTTCCCTCTTGGGTACTAGAAATTGCAGACAAATACAGAGTGCCAACTGTGTTCTTTAGTGTGTTTTCTGCTGCCACTCTTGCCTTTCTAGGTCCTCCTGAGCATCTGCAGTCCAGAACATCCCCAAAAGACTTTGCATACGCCCCCCAATGGTTTACCTTCCCCACATCCATCAAGTACACCAACCATGAAGCAGTTTCCTTATGCAGTTCTCTCAATCAGATTGATGCTTCTGGTAGGAGTAGCGCAGAGCGCCTTCAGGCGGCAATCAGAGGTTGCAAGTTTGTTGCCATAAGAACTTGCAGAGAGTTTGAATGTAGATATGTAGATCTCCTTAACCAACTCTACAAGAAACCAGTAGTCCCGGTTGGCATACTTCCAACATTGGTAGAAAGAAGAACTAATAGTAGTACTGAAGACACTCTGGTGAATAGAACTTTTAGGTGGTTGGACAAGCAAAGACCAGGAACAGTTCTGTTTGTTGGATTTGGAAGTGAATATAGAATGACTAGAGAAGAGATTCAAGAGTTAGCTTACGGGCTAGAGCTTTCTGGGCTGCACTTCATTTGGGTTTTAAGGAAACCGCCATATGTGAACGATGAGAATGGTGTGCTGCCAAATGGGTTCGAGGAAAGGACCAGGAGCCATGGGGTAATTTGCATTAACGGCTGGGTGCCACAGGTGGAGATTCTGGCACATAAAGCCATTGGGGGGTGCCTGTTTCACTCTGGATGGGGAACCATAATAGAGTCCCTGCAGTTTGGGCATGCAATGATACTGCTGCCCATGATGGCAGATCAAGGACTGAATGCGAGATTGCTGGTTGAGAAGGGAATTGGAGTTGAagtggaaagaaaggaagatggGACTTTTACTAGAGAGGGAATGGCCAAAGCCGTGAGATACGTAATGGTGGAGGACGAGGGAAAAGTCTTCAGAGTTAGAGCAAGGCAGATGAAAGCAATTTTTTCCAACCAGCGGCTCCACGATGACTACCAACACAATTTCGTCTGCAACCTTTACAATTATGCGCATGATCATACCAATGTCTGA
- the LOC116251193 gene encoding UDP-glycosyltransferase 91C1-like gives MSQPLNAGAAMEESRGCHVVVLPWLAFGHLLPFLELSKSLAARGIKVSFISTPRNLQRLPVIPPHLASQIDLVNFPLPFVDGLPENAEATVDLELGDVQYLKKAYDGLEAPFSGFVAATSPDWIIYDCVTFWAPRVAMRFGVPSAFFSVYSAATASFMGPPRSLAGDRGRSKPEDFTVVPKWIDFPSTVKFRHYEAVSWSSDLGENVSGVPDPVRFVTVIEGCQTVLIRSCMEYEGAYLNVVKEMNGKPVKPVGLLPPAQDLWDSTPVGSEWGSRFRWLDEQAPRSVALVGFGSEFKLSVEQMHELAFGLETSNLPFIWLLRNPLGVPEEVDVLPEGFRARVAPRGLVCVGWAPQIKIMAHPSIGGYLFHSGWGSIVEALQFGLPLILAPMILDQGLNARLAAEKKIGIEIERDEKDGRFTRVEVAKALRLVMVEAEGEPLRAKAREMMPIFANKSLHETYMDEVAEYLVGYQKQRCMS, from the coding sequence ATGTCCCAACCACTCAACGCCGGCGCCGCCATGGAGGAGAGCAGAGGATGCCATGTCGTTGTTCTCCCATGGCTGGCCTTCGGTCACTTGCTCCCTTTCCTCGAGCTCTCCAAGTCCTTGGCAGCCAGAGGGATCAAAGTCTCCTTTATCTCCACGCCAAGGAACTTACAGAGACTACCAGTGATACCCCCACACCTGGCCTCCCAGATCGATCTCGTCAACTTCCCGCTCCCCTTCGTTGATGGTCTGCCGGAGAACGCCGAGGCCACCGTCGACCTCGAGCTGGGGGACGTTCAGTACTTGAAGAAGGCCTACGATGGGCTCGAGGCGCCTTTCAGTGGGTTCGTAGCAGCAACTTCGCCGGACTGGATCATTTACGACTGCGTCACTTTTTGGGCGCCTCGAGTGGCGATGAGGTTCGGCGTCCCAAGTGCGTTCTTCAGCGTATACAGTGCCGCAACGGCATCATTCATGGGCCCACCCAGGTCATTAGCCGGCGACCGTGGCCGGTCAAAGCCCGAGGACTTCACGGTGGTGCCCAAATGGATCGACTTCCCGTCCACCGTCAAATTCCGTCACTATGAAGCTGTCTCCTGGTCCAGCGACCTCGGGGAAAACGTTTCCGGCGTGCCGGATCCTGTACGGTTTGTCACTGTCATTGAAGGTTGCCAGACAGTACTGATAAGAAGCTGCATGGAGTACGAGGGAGCCTATCTCAACGTGGTGAAGGAGATGAACGGAAAGCCAGTCAAACCGGTGGGCCTGCTCCCCCCAGCTCAAGACCTTTGGGACTCAACCCCGGTAGGCTCAGAGTGGGGTAGCCGGTTCCGGTGGCTAGATGAGCAAGCCCCCAGATCTGTTGCGCTTGTGGGGTTCGGAAGTGAGTTCAAGCTGAGCGTAGAGCAAATGCATGAGCTAGCCTTCGGGCTGGAGACCTCAAACCTGCCCTTCATATGGCTGCTAAGGAACCCACTCGGCGTGCCGGAAGAAGTGGACGTGCTGCCGGAGGGCTTTCGAGCCCGAGTGGCTCCACGGGGGCTCGTCTGCGTGGGGTGGGCTCCCCAGATCAAGATCATGGCTCACCCATCCATTGGAGGGTACTTGTTCCACTCAGGGTGGGGCTCTATAGTAGAGGCCCTCCAGTTTGGGCTCCCACTCATCCTTGCACCAATGATACTCGACCAAGGTTTGAATGCAAGGCTAGCAGCGGAGAAGAAGATTGGaatagagatagagagggatGAGAAGGATGGAAGGTTCACAAGGGTGGAAGTTGCCAAGGCACTCAGACTAGTGATGGTTGAAGCTGAAGGGGAGCCACTTAGGGCCAAGGCGAGGGAGATGATGCCAATTTTCGCTAACAAGAGTCTCCATGAAACCTATATGGATGAGGTGGCTGAATATTTAGTTGGGTACCAAAAGCAGAGGTGCATGAGTTAA